One window of Treponema primitia ZAS-1 genomic DNA carries:
- the casB gene encoding type I-E CRISPR-associated protein Cse2/CasB: MTTDSKSNAKAFVEMIIKRIGGDKAFGAAMRRADNPVTERHSWDYLAQWCDLEKIDKSRAYALIGAAVAKAKPVQNGSLGIGRAIAQCYADEGRSNGNEKDAAKIKLRRLLACKTTKEACGILRPLLSLIKSRNIHLDYAKLLQELQYNDEAFNDWIKRRWAMDFYNKKETEE; this comes from the coding sequence ATGACAACTGATTCAAAAAGTAACGCTAAAGCCTTTGTTGAGATGATAATTAAACGCATCGGCGGGGATAAGGCCTTTGGCGCAGCAATGCGCAGAGCGGATAACCCCGTTACGGAACGCCATAGCTGGGACTACCTGGCCCAATGGTGCGATCTTGAAAAAATCGATAAATCAAGGGCATACGCGCTTATCGGAGCTGCCGTTGCCAAAGCAAAGCCGGTACAGAATGGCAGTTTGGGGATAGGGAGGGCAATCGCTCAATGTTATGCCGATGAGGGTAGATCTAACGGAAACGAAAAAGACGCGGCAAAGATTAAACTGCGCCGCCTTCTAGCTTGTAAAACCACCAAAGAAGCATGTGGTATTCTACGCCCCCTCCTTAGTCTTATCAAATCCAGAAATATACATCTAGATTACGCAAAACTTTTACAGGAATTACAGTACAATGATGAAGCATTTAATGACTGGATAAAACGACGATGGGCCATGGATTTCTATAATAAAAAGGAGACCGAAGAATGA